A single window of Agromyces aureus DNA harbors:
- a CDS encoding RNA-binding S4 domain-containing protein — MTHDAPVEDVPIGGEMIRLGQFLKFAGLLDTGGDVKEAIADGDVTVNGEVELRRGRQLHAGDVVGFEGRRVRVRP, encoded by the coding sequence ATGACACACGACGCTCCGGTCGAAGACGTCCCGATCGGCGGCGAGATGATCCGCCTCGGGCAGTTCCTGAAGTTCGCGGGCTTGCTCGACACCGGCGGCGACGTCAAGGAGGCGATCGCCGACGGCGACGTGACCGTGAACGGCGAGGTCGAGCTGCGCCGCGGGCGACAGCTGCACGCCGGCGACGTCGTCGGCTTCGAGGGGCGCCGCGTCCGCGTGCGCCCGTGA
- a CDS encoding phosphoenolpyruvate carboxylase codes for MPSTTESAHDRDRELVVSDIDARFRADVSLLGGLLGTILVEAGGQELFDDVERLRHATIDAHETRDGAALAEAEAIAASFDPARAEQVARAFTVYFHLVNLAEEHQRVRILRTRAESRERISLSGDAVASDAPSLENVDGSLSATIRLLVDEVGVDEARARVERLRFHPVLTAHPTEARRRAIASAIRRIGALIDERDDLERGDRTIAEIDRRLLEEIDILWRTAPLRTTRPTPLDEVRSAMGVFDQTLFEVVPQVYRSIDDRLQPDVAGRAAPVAPAFLRLGSWIGGDRDGNPFVTAETTREAAHIAAEHVLLGLERAAKRIGRTLTLDAKETPASAELTSLLAAQQELAPEVTATIGTRAPHEPHRRVLLVVAERIAATRRGDAGLAYSAPEQLLADLRVLQESLRSGGALRSANGELQHLIWQAETFGFHLAELEVRQHSKVHRQSLAEIRAGGERGETTEEVLSVFRVIADLQRRYGVRTVRRYIVSFTQSPEDLANVYELAAAALGDEAAEVAIDVVPLFETFADLEASVEILDAMLELPQVQARLAATGRKVEVMLGYSDSSKDVGPVSATLALHGAQARIAAWADRNDIELTLFHGRGGALGRGGGPANEAVLAQPAGSVDGRLKITEQGEVIFAQYGDPAIAKRHLEQMASAALLAGSRSNEARNRAADERFGDLATTLDAASRTRFHSLVKADGFAPWFADVTPMEEVGHLALGSRPARRGLSVESLDDLRAIPWVFSWSQARINLAAWFGLGTALEAVGDEALLREAYAEWPLFTAMIDNFSMSLAKTDERIAARYLALGDRDDLAELVLDEMRLTKQWLGRVTQSDELLVARPVLAKAVRLRSPYVDALSLLQLRALTAIRAGEADLPSDDHHELLLLTVNGVAAGVQNTG; via the coding sequence ATGCCCAGCACCACGGAATCCGCCCACGACCGCGACCGCGAACTCGTCGTCAGCGACATCGACGCGAGGTTCCGCGCCGATGTGAGCCTGCTCGGCGGACTGCTCGGCACGATCCTCGTCGAGGCGGGCGGGCAGGAGCTGTTCGACGACGTCGAGCGACTGCGCCACGCGACGATCGACGCGCACGAGACGCGCGACGGTGCGGCGCTCGCCGAGGCCGAGGCCATCGCGGCGTCGTTCGATCCGGCTCGCGCCGAGCAGGTCGCACGGGCGTTCACCGTGTACTTCCACCTCGTGAACCTCGCCGAGGAGCACCAGCGGGTGCGCATCCTCCGCACGCGCGCCGAGTCCCGCGAACGCATCTCGTTGTCGGGCGACGCGGTCGCCTCCGATGCGCCGTCGCTCGAGAACGTCGACGGCTCGCTGTCGGCCACCATCCGCCTGCTGGTCGACGAGGTGGGGGTCGACGAGGCGCGCGCCAGGGTCGAGCGGCTGCGGTTCCACCCGGTGCTCACGGCGCATCCGACCGAGGCCCGCCGTCGCGCGATCGCCTCGGCGATCCGGCGCATCGGCGCGCTCATCGACGAGCGCGACGACCTCGAGCGCGGCGACCGCACGATCGCCGAGATCGACCGTCGCCTCCTCGAGGAGATCGACATCCTGTGGCGCACCGCGCCGCTGCGCACGACCCGCCCGACGCCCCTCGACGAAGTGCGCAGCGCCATGGGCGTGTTCGACCAGACCCTCTTCGAGGTCGTGCCGCAGGTGTACCGCAGCATCGACGATCGACTGCAGCCGGATGTCGCGGGGCGGGCCGCGCCCGTCGCCCCGGCGTTCCTGCGGCTCGGCAGCTGGATCGGCGGCGACCGCGACGGCAACCCGTTCGTGACCGCCGAGACCACGCGCGAGGCCGCGCACATCGCCGCGGAGCACGTGCTGCTCGGCCTCGAGCGCGCCGCGAAGCGCATCGGCCGCACGCTCACGCTCGACGCGAAGGAGACCCCGGCGTCGGCCGAGCTCACGTCGCTGCTCGCCGCGCAGCAGGAGCTCGCGCCCGAGGTGACCGCGACCATCGGCACCCGGGCGCCCCACGAGCCGCACCGCCGGGTGCTGCTCGTGGTGGCCGAGCGCATCGCGGCGACCCGTCGCGGCGACGCCGGCCTCGCGTACTCCGCTCCCGAGCAGCTGCTCGCCGACCTGCGCGTGCTGCAGGAGTCGCTGCGCTCGGGCGGTGCGCTCCGCAGTGCGAACGGCGAGCTGCAGCACCTGATCTGGCAGGCCGAGACCTTCGGGTTCCACCTCGCCGAGCTCGAGGTGCGTCAGCACTCGAAGGTGCACCGGCAGTCGCTCGCCGAGATCCGCGCGGGCGGTGAGCGCGGCGAGACCACCGAGGAGGTGCTCTCGGTGTTCCGGGTCATCGCCGACCTGCAGCGCCGCTACGGCGTTCGCACGGTGCGCCGCTACATCGTGTCGTTCACGCAGAGCCCAGAAGACCTCGCGAACGTCTACGAGCTCGCGGCCGCAGCACTCGGCGACGAGGCGGCGGAGGTCGCGATCGACGTCGTGCCGCTGTTCGAGACGTTCGCCGACCTCGAGGCGAGCGTCGAGATCCTCGACGCCATGCTCGAGCTCCCGCAGGTGCAGGCCAGGCTCGCGGCGACCGGGCGCAAGGTCGAGGTCATGCTCGGCTACTCCGACTCGTCGAAGGACGTCGGTCCCGTCTCGGCGACGCTCGCGCTGCACGGCGCCCAGGCCCGCATCGCGGCGTGGGCCGACCGCAACGACATCGAGCTGACGCTCTTCCATGGCCGCGGCGGCGCGCTCGGCCGCGGCGGCGGGCCCGCGAACGAGGCCGTGCTCGCGCAGCCTGCGGGCTCGGTCGACGGCCGGCTGAAGATCACCGAGCAGGGCGAGGTCATCTTCGCCCAGTACGGCGATCCGGCGATCGCCAAGCGCCACCTCGAGCAGATGGCCTCGGCGGCGCTGCTGGCCGGCAGCCGGTCGAACGAGGCGCGCAACCGGGCGGCCGACGAGCGCTTCGGCGACCTCGCCACGACGCTCGACGCGGCATCCCGAACCCGGTTCCACTCGCTCGTGAAGGCCGACGGCTTCGCGCCGTGGTTCGCCGACGTCACGCCCATGGAGGAGGTCGGGCACCTCGCGCTCGGCTCGCGCCCCGCGCGCCGCGGCCTGTCGGTCGAGTCGCTCGACGACCTGCGCGCGATTCCGTGGGTGTTCTCGTGGAGCCAGGCCCGCATCAACCTCGCCGCCTGGTTCGGCCTCGGCACCGCGCTCGAGGCCGTGGGTGACGAGGCCCTGCTGCGCGAGGCGTACGCCGAGTGGCCGCTGTTCACGGCCATGATCGACAACTTCTCGATGTCGCTCGCGAAGACCGACGAGCGCATCGCCGCCCGCTACCTCGCGCTCGGCGACCGCGACGACCTCGCCGAGCTCGTGCTCGACGAGATGCGGCTCACGAAGCAGTGGCTCGGCCGTGTCACCCAGAGCGACGAGCTGCTGGTCGCGCGCCCGGTGCTCGCCAAGGCCGTGCGCCTGCGCAGCCCCTACGTCGACGCGCTCTCGCTGCTGCAGCTGCGCGCGCTCACGGCGATCCGGGCCGGCGAGGCCGACCTGCCGAGCGACGACCACCACGAGCTGCTGCTGCTCACCGTCAACGGCGTCGCCGCGGGCGTGCAGAACACGGGCTGA
- a CDS encoding MDR family MFS transporter: protein MTTTAPPKATSGPLVLTQRRIWIIFSALIAGMLLSSLDQTIVSTAMPTIVGELGGVEHQAWITTAYLLATTIVMPIYGKFGDVLGRRNLFLIAIALFTVASVGAAFAPTFWAFVAFRAMQGLGGGGLMILSQAIIADIVPASERGKYMGPLGAIFGLSAVAGPLLGGYFVDHMTWQWAFYINIPIGIAAFAIAWFTLTLPSKKAEKKVDVLGVMLLSAATVCLIFFTDFGGNAAHGWDAVETWAWGVGLLAAATAFVVVEARAEDPIIPLSLFKNPVFINATAIGFTLGIGMFSAIAFVPTFLQMSSGASATASGLLMLPMMAGMMGTSIWSGIAISRSGRYRAYPIAGTLVTALAMLAMTSLSADTPIWLICVYLFVFGAGLGLIMQVVVLVVQNAVPATQVGTATSTNNYFREVGASLGVAIFGALFTTRLSENLTKIFTDAGANASQAGDAMSTLDPQRLSELPGPVRDAIVTAYADSLAPVFWYLIPFILAAFVLALFLKQIPLSDEAGMVARGEAITGEQAAAADAAELAMHDGGTVVTGPADDGDPVSTATGSTPSQGGSANGAAGGTPSRG from the coding sequence ATGACCACCACGGCACCACCCAAGGCGACGAGCGGACCGCTCGTGCTGACCCAGCGACGCATCTGGATCATCTTCTCGGCCCTCATCGCCGGCATGCTGCTCTCGAGCCTCGACCAGACCATCGTCTCGACCGCGATGCCGACGATCGTCGGCGAGCTCGGCGGCGTCGAGCACCAGGCGTGGATCACCACCGCCTATCTGCTCGCGACGACCATCGTGATGCCGATCTACGGCAAGTTCGGCGACGTGCTCGGGCGGCGCAACCTGTTCCTCATCGCGATCGCGCTGTTCACCGTGGCCTCCGTCGGCGCCGCGTTCGCCCCGACGTTCTGGGCCTTCGTCGCGTTCCGCGCGATGCAGGGCCTCGGCGGCGGCGGGCTCATGATCCTGTCGCAGGCGATCATCGCCGACATCGTGCCCGCCTCCGAGCGCGGCAAGTACATGGGCCCGCTCGGCGCCATCTTCGGCCTCTCTGCCGTGGCCGGCCCCCTGCTCGGCGGCTACTTCGTCGACCACATGACGTGGCAGTGGGCGTTCTACATCAACATCCCGATCGGCATCGCGGCGTTCGCGATCGCCTGGTTCACGCTGACCCTGCCGAGCAAGAAGGCCGAGAAGAAGGTCGACGTGCTGGGCGTCATGCTGCTCTCGGCGGCCACCGTCTGCCTCATCTTCTTCACCGACTTCGGCGGCAACGCCGCACACGGCTGGGACGCCGTCGAGACGTGGGCGTGGGGCGTCGGCCTCCTCGCCGCCGCGACGGCGTTCGTCGTGGTCGAGGCGCGGGCCGAGGACCCGATCATCCCGCTGTCGCTGTTCAAGAACCCGGTCTTCATCAACGCCACGGCGATCGGCTTCACGCTCGGCATCGGCATGTTCTCGGCCATCGCGTTCGTTCCGACGTTCCTGCAGATGTCCTCCGGCGCCTCGGCGACGGCATCCGGCCTGCTGATGCTGCCGATGATGGCGGGCATGATGGGCACCTCGATCTGGTCGGGCATCGCGATCTCGAGGTCTGGCCGCTACCGCGCCTACCCGATCGCCGGAACACTCGTGACCGCGCTGGCCATGCTCGCCATGACCTCGCTCTCGGCCGACACCCCCATCTGGCTGATCTGCGTGTACCTGTTCGTGTTCGGCGCGGGGCTCGGCCTCATCATGCAGGTCGTCGTGCTCGTGGTGCAGAACGCCGTTCCCGCCACCCAGGTGGGCACCGCGACCAGCACGAACAACTACTTCCGCGAGGTCGGCGCCTCGCTCGGCGTCGCGATCTTCGGTGCGCTCTTCACGACGCGCCTGTCGGAGAACCTGACGAAGATCTTCACGGATGCCGGCGCGAACGCCTCGCAGGCGGGCGACGCCATGTCGACGCTCGACCCGCAGCGCCTGTCGGAGCTGCCCGGCCCCGTGCGCGACGCCATCGTGACGGCCTACGCCGACTCGCTCGCGCCGGTGTTCTGGTACCTGATCCCGTTCATCCTCGCGGCGTTCGTGCTCGCGCTCTTCCTGAAGCAGATCCCGCTCTCCGACGAGGCCGGCATGGTCGCGCGCGGCGAGGCGATCACGGGCGAGCAGGCAGCGGCAGCGGATGCCGCAGAGCTGGCCATGCACGACGGCGGCACCGTCGTCACCGGCCCGGCCGACGACGGCGATCCCGTCTCGACGGCGACGGGCAGCACGCCCTCGCAGGGCGGCTCGGCCAACGGCGCGGCCGGCGGCACGCCCTCGCGGGGCTGA
- a CDS encoding TetR/AcrR family transcriptional regulator — protein MTESASSTPGLREQRMRRTRLALCHRARQLTIERGLSGFTVDELCTDVGVSRRTFFNYFPTKEDAVIGHDADGIDEAALAAFTRGDDDAPTLLDALAELAIATVSAWDDEFDAIDPHAIIDREPQLLPRMIGAGQQLEQRVVAAIEAREHLEPGDPLARTAAAVIGALVGRVGHQYFADADTSPVDFATMLRNSVAETRAACAPASAPRP, from the coding sequence ATGACCGAGAGTGCAAGTTCAACGCCGGGGCTGCGCGAGCAGCGCATGCGCCGCACCCGGCTCGCGCTCTGCCATCGAGCACGCCAGCTCACGATCGAACGCGGGCTCTCGGGCTTCACGGTCGACGAGCTCTGCACCGACGTCGGCGTCTCGCGCCGCACCTTCTTCAACTACTTCCCGACCAAGGAGGACGCGGTCATCGGCCACGACGCCGACGGCATCGACGAAGCGGCCCTGGCCGCCTTCACGCGCGGTGACGACGACGCGCCGACCCTGCTCGATGCGCTGGCCGAGCTCGCGATCGCGACCGTTTCCGCCTGGGACGACGAGTTCGACGCGATCGACCCGCACGCGATCATCGACCGCGAGCCGCAACTGCTCCCCCGCATGATCGGTGCCGGCCAGCAGCTCGAACAGCGCGTCGTCGCCGCCATCGAGGCGCGCGAGCACCTCGAGCCGGGCGACCCGCTCGCGCGAACCGCGGCCGCCGTGATCGGCGCGCTCGTCGGCCGCGTCGGCCACCAGTACTTCGCCGACGCCGACACCTCGCCCGTCGACTTCGCCACGATGCTCCGCAACTCCGTGGCCGAGACCCGTGCGGCCTGCGCACCGGCATCCGCCCCTCGCCCCTGA
- a CDS encoding ABC transporter permease, producing MSTNLATQGTSRIGVETKMYFRAPDTLFFTFLFPFVMLAIFSAAFSASGDAGPPGAEISVAALYLPAMLASGIFLSGVQNLAIDIALEKSNGTLKRLGGTPLSPVAYFLGKIGQVFVTGTLQASLLILAGWLVLGIALPTEPEKWLTFAWVFVLGLTTCALIGIALSALPRSGKSAAAVVIPIGLILQFISGVYLQWNMLPDWLQNIASIFPLKWIAQGMRSVFLPDGWEALEQNESWNLPGVAIALLVWLVVGLVLSRLTFRWIRRDA from the coding sequence ATGAGCACCAACCTCGCGACCCAGGGCACCTCGCGCATCGGCGTCGAGACGAAGATGTACTTCCGGGCGCCCGACACGCTCTTCTTCACCTTCCTGTTCCCGTTCGTGATGCTCGCGATCTTCTCGGCCGCGTTCAGCGCATCGGGCGACGCCGGCCCTCCCGGTGCCGAGATCTCCGTCGCGGCCCTGTACCTGCCCGCGATGCTCGCGTCGGGCATCTTCCTGTCGGGCGTGCAGAACCTCGCGATCGACATCGCGCTCGAGAAGTCGAACGGCACCCTGAAGCGCCTCGGAGGCACGCCGCTCTCGCCCGTCGCGTACTTCCTCGGCAAGATCGGCCAGGTGTTCGTCACCGGAACCCTGCAGGCGTCGCTGCTGATCCTCGCCGGGTGGCTCGTGCTCGGCATCGCGCTGCCGACCGAGCCAGAGAAATGGCTGACGTTCGCCTGGGTGTTCGTGCTCGGCCTCACGACCTGCGCGCTGATCGGCATCGCGTTGTCGGCACTGCCCCGCTCCGGCAAGAGCGCGGCGGCGGTCGTCATCCCGATCGGCCTGATCCTCCAGTTCATCTCGGGGGTCTACCTGCAGTGGAACATGCTGCCCGACTGGCTGCAGAACATCGCGAGCATCTTCCCGCTCAAGTGGATCGCACAGGGGATGCGGTCGGTGTTCCTGCCCGACGGCTGGGAGGCGCTCGAGCAGAACGAGTCGTGGAACCTGCCGGGGGTCGCGATCGCGCTGCTCGTCTGGCTCGTCGTCGGACTCGTGCTGAGCCGGCTGACCTTCCGGTGGATCCGTCGCGACGCGTGA
- a CDS encoding ABC transporter ATP-binding protein produces MHSSPSDAVVRIRGLRKVYGGFAAVDGLDLDIYRGETFALLGPNGAGKSTTVEILEGYRSRTAGEVSVLGVDPAHGGRDWKSRLGIVLQTGGDTGLLTVREVLRHFAGLYPNPREVDDVIAAVGLEAKANTRVAKLSGGQQRRVDVALGIVGRPELLFLDEPTTGFDPEARQQFWELIRSLKAEGTTILLTTHYLDEAAQLADRAGVIAAGRLLDVGGITEIGGAEARVPLVRWTDAAGERHEVRTDEPGLLVASVVAGLGREPDGLEIIRPTLEDVYLELVRSVTAVDGTTVGADDIAGAAGSQEAAA; encoded by the coding sequence ATGCACTCCTCACCCAGCGACGCCGTGGTCCGCATCCGCGGCCTCCGAAAGGTCTACGGCGGGTTCGCCGCGGTCGACGGCCTCGATCTCGACATCTACCGCGGAGAGACCTTCGCCCTGCTCGGCCCGAACGGCGCCGGCAAGTCGACGACCGTCGAGATCCTCGAGGGCTACCGCTCGCGCACCGCCGGCGAGGTCAGCGTGCTCGGCGTCGACCCGGCGCACGGCGGTCGCGACTGGAAGTCCCGGCTCGGCATCGTGCTGCAGACAGGCGGCGACACGGGCCTGCTCACCGTGCGCGAGGTGCTGCGGCACTTCGCCGGCCTCTACCCGAACCCGCGCGAGGTCGACGACGTGATCGCGGCCGTCGGGCTCGAGGCCAAGGCGAACACCCGCGTCGCGAAGCTCTCGGGCGGGCAGCAACGTCGGGTCGACGTCGCGCTCGGCATCGTGGGCCGACCCGAGCTGCTCTTCCTCGACGAGCCCACCACGGGCTTCGACCCCGAGGCGCGCCAGCAGTTCTGGGAGCTCATCCGCTCGCTGAAGGCCGAGGGCACGACGATCCTGCTCACCACGCACTACCTCGACGAGGCCGCGCAGCTCGCCGACCGTGCGGGCGTCATCGCCGCCGGTCGCCTGCTCGACGTCGGCGGCATCACCGAGATCGGCGGCGCAGAGGCGCGAGTGCCCCTCGTTCGCTGGACGGATGCCGCGGGCGAGCGTCACGAGGTGCGCACCGACGAACCCGGCCTGCTCGTGGCATCCGTCGTCGCCGGCCTCGGACGCGAGCCCGACGGACTCGAGATCATCAGGCCCACGCTCGAGGACGTCTACCTCGAACTCGTCCGCTCGGTCACCGCGGTCGACGGCACGACCGTCGGGGCCGACGACATCGCCGGCGCGGCCGGCTCGCAGGAGGCCGCCGCATGA